In Kitasatospora sp. NBC_00240, the following are encoded in one genomic region:
- a CDS encoding trypsin-like peptidase domain-containing protein: MSPIRRSADRAPGTAARPARARRSSVGAALVVAALLGSAACGPDDSGKAAPPPAGQAAATGPAAGGGGVIGGLTLPSGLPSGLLDGLPKTWDDLKKWKFEDWDNWANQHVFNNPVVKDFWNPDKMGDSKPADPAPPTTPPAGDSGASDPEPPVVKASPVARPYTKQPSGKVFFSAEGGRGNCSATVIADPAHPGRSNLVWTAGHCVHQGKGGGFYKDLVFVPAYNNSGASSGGKKAPLDQLAPLGTWWADKVVPSPQWTAEGGGTGDSASQYDFAVMRVHNQNGGGKSLEETVGSAVPVWFDAPRDALSVAAWGYPLSKPFDGQELYKCDGGKPSRLSFDAKRPSMLTIGCDMTQGSSGGGWFAKMPDGRTALVSNTSIGTQEHTSLSGPYLETVAKQALDYISKK, translated from the coding sequence ATGTCACCGATCCGCCGATCCGCCGACCGCGCGCCCGGTACGGCCGCCCGGCCGGCCCGCGCGCGCCGCAGCTCCGTCGGCGCGGCCCTCGTCGTGGCGGCCCTCCTCGGCAGCGCCGCCTGCGGCCCGGACGACAGCGGCAAGGCAGCCCCGCCGCCGGCCGGCCAGGCGGCCGCCACCGGCCCGGCAGCGGGCGGCGGCGGGGTGATCGGCGGGCTGACGCTGCCCTCGGGACTGCCGTCCGGCCTGCTCGACGGGCTGCCGAAGACCTGGGACGACCTGAAGAAGTGGAAGTTCGAGGACTGGGACAACTGGGCCAACCAGCACGTCTTCAACAACCCGGTGGTCAAGGACTTCTGGAACCCGGACAAGATGGGCGACTCCAAGCCCGCCGACCCGGCCCCGCCGACCACGCCGCCGGCCGGCGACAGCGGGGCCAGCGACCCCGAGCCGCCCGTGGTGAAGGCCTCCCCGGTGGCCCGCCCGTACACCAAGCAGCCCTCGGGGAAGGTGTTCTTCAGCGCCGAGGGCGGGCGCGGCAACTGCTCGGCCACCGTGATCGCCGACCCGGCCCACCCGGGCAGGAGCAACCTGGTGTGGACCGCGGGCCACTGCGTCCACCAGGGCAAGGGCGGCGGCTTCTACAAGGACCTCGTCTTCGTCCCCGCGTACAACAACTCCGGTGCCTCCAGCGGCGGGAAGAAGGCGCCGCTGGACCAGCTCGCGCCGCTGGGCACCTGGTGGGCCGACAAGGTCGTGCCCTCGCCGCAGTGGACGGCCGAGGGCGGCGGCACGGGTGACTCGGCGAGCCAGTACGATTTCGCCGTCATGCGGGTGCACAACCAGAACGGCGGCGGCAAGTCGCTGGAGGAGACGGTCGGTTCGGCCGTCCCGGTCTGGTTCGACGCCCCGCGCGACGCACTCTCGGTGGCGGCCTGGGGCTACCCGCTCTCCAAGCCCTTCGACGGCCAGGAGCTGTACAAGTGCGACGGCGGCAAGCCGTCCCGGCTCTCGTTCGACGCCAAGCGGCCCTCGATGCTCACCATCGGCTGCGACATGACCCAGGGCTCCAGCGGCGGCGGCTGGTTCGCCAAGATGCCGGACGGAAGGACCGCCCTGGTCAGCAACACCTCGATCGGCACCCAGGAACACACCTCGCTGAGCGGCCCCTATCTGGAGACCGTCGCCAAGCAGGCCCTGGACTACATCTCCAAGAAGTAG